DNA from Larimichthys crocea isolate SSNF chromosome XIII, L_crocea_2.0, whole genome shotgun sequence:
CAGGTTAAATACTTTAACATAAAAGTCTCTCTGAGGATAGAAAGGTCCAGTACATAGTACTTTCTGCTTGTCTCCACATCCATCTCCTGAACCTGCTATAGgcgaaaactttttatttgcaCACTTTTTTATTGGATGCGGGTTAGGGTCATGAGAGATATGCATCCATCATCATCCACCACAATCACAACACATAATTACACGTACTGTAGTGTGAgtctatgtgtctgtctgcccgGCGTCAATGTGTCTTGCAATAGATCATAATGCAGTGATTCCACAGAAATGGATTTGATCATTGATAAAACTATAACCTGTCACAACGGTTTGATGTATGTGTCTCCTCGCTGAGTGTACGGGCATGTAAAGTGTTGTGATGATGACCTGGCTGATGTCTAAGTGAGGGGGAAGATAAAAATCCCCATAAATCAGCTCAACAGGGGGATAACAGAACATTCTTACAAATCATCCTGGGAATCCAAGGGTGTCCCAGTCCTGGGGAGGATTTCTGGGAACGCTGCCAGATCccagacatagagagagaatGGGATAAGGTGAGGATCAACAGTGCCATTGTGTCGTGTTTcattctacttcctgtttctgacCCTTTTGGTCTGTCTTCTTTGGGGCTACCTATATTTATCTTGGCCTCTCTGTCAGTCTACCTCTGAGAAGTTTTCCTAGAGTTCACAAAAGAATTTAATtataagacagacagatgagcaTTTCAGGAAGTCTCTCTTCTAGTCTCATATCATATAATTGATGGGAAACATGAATGCAAAATGAgtcaaaaacatgttatatatGGGAGGTTCAAGGTGTATTAAATCAACTCAGCAGGGCTGTATTTCTATCAAGGAAGTAGCGTCTGTTTTCAAGCAAGTGGACAGCATGTagacacagagaaaaggggagggagagaaggcCCAAAAGCAAGAAAATGGAAAGATGAAAAGGCCGCCGAGGTGGCGAGGGatgcacattaaaaacattaagaaGAGAGAATTACAGTGGCCTAGAACAAGGTCTTTGAGGGAGTGCTCGGAGAGCTTGGTGAAAGAACAAAGGGAGAGCTTGAGGTATAGGGAAGCCTTCTGCGGATAAGACTCTGGATAAGTGTTGGAGACAGGATCGTAAATCCCAAACCCCATAGTCTGCAAGCTGGGTCCAGGGTCAGGGAGGGAGAGCACAAAGAGAAGGCTGAGGAGAGGTGGGAGGTAAATGATAATAGACTGAAACTGTAGCCATAAAAAACATCTTAAGGTTGATACTGAATCACTAAAACCAGATGTGATTCTGATTATTTTTCACTGAGACGCTTTAAACCACTGTATTAAATGCACCCTGTGTTCAGAGGTGGGACTAGACATGGCAACATGGCAAATGACAACAATGTCGGGGTCATGACGCATGGATCAAATTAAAGTTCCCCGTGGGCTGTCATTATTAACCTGTGTCTCACACCAGACATTCCTCACATTCTGTATGCTCAAGACACAAATGCAGTTCCAGTGAGTCATTTGTGCATCTAAATACACAATTGACACGTTCAGAAACAGGAATGGGGAGTGACGTCATCCCCACTCCTGTGTTGCAAATATTTGTCAAAGCTGAATTGTCGTACGGTTGCTAGATACAGTAGTTTCAATACATGAAGAGCAGTCACGccaaacagagagggagaaaatagCTTCTGTCATTAATTTTGTTTGTGCGTTTGAGGGTTGCTCCAAAATAAGACCAACATACATAACTGCAAGATTGGATATGAGCCAATTTGAGTACTTTTAGTACTAGTAAGTACTATTAGCTTAATATTAATTGGATCATTGATCGTTGCTTGACAACACTGGATTTTGCAAATCCCCAAACAAAATGTAGTTCAAGTTTCTTCAAATGACCAAATAAAACAAGACCATGCCCAGCCGGTGGCAAGGGAAATGAAAGATGTGGtgtatttaaaacaataattgcTGTATTAGATACCTGGAATTTACAGTATCAACATGAGATAAATGTACATTCAATTGGTCTCATCTTTAATTCTGGTAAGTTACTCAATTTAAAGAGATACTCCATCAATTCTACAGAAAATATCAATTTacgttttttttacttacttaaaAGGCTTGTATATTGTCTTTGGTGGTTCTGGAGGAGCCTTGCCAAATCTGTGAAAACAACCCTGATCATCAGGGATGATGTGATCAGGGTTATTTTAGGTTGGATTTGGACTTCAAAGCCTGTGGAGGAGttgatgtatgtatgttacGGGAAATGTATGGCAGAGACTCATCTTTTTTAATCTGCTTTTTTAACTAATCTGCCTTTGTGGAAGCATGATCCTAAATCACTGGAGTTCCCAGTCATACTGTAGATGTTTTAAAGGGTCACAGCTGTTTTAGAAAATTACTGAGCcattttaacaataaaagtaaatatttatgaCTCATTTTTAGAGATTTATGCCTTTAGTAGTAATGAGTGAACTTAGGGCTGAGAGCCACACACAGGCTGTGGTCAgcaagtacaaaacaaaaatattcaatacATCACCAGCCTCCTCCTTTAAGTAAAATTATGTCTTACAGGTCAGTCTtgaaaaacactggatcctacacttCACTTCATGATGTTACAGGCCAGAGTAATATACAAGGCCTTCATCTCGAAAGCTGCTGTTCTCCTCTTTCAATTGTAACTACTGTAAATTATATGTGCAGCTCTTCATTAACTGCAGGTGTCCATGAGCAGTGCTTTCAATTAAGGGGAAGTACCAATGTGcaatatatttcaaataaaactgtcaaaaataaaatactacagAAGTTACAGgaatattaaattattgattGATACAGGGTAACGTGTCAGTACAAACAAAGCTTTCAATTCAGCATCAAAGTTTTGAAATTGAGATATTTTCACTttgacagagaacagaggaaaAGACTGATGAAGAGAAGATGAAtgaaaggctgcaaaacatcaTCTTAGCTTTCACTGCTTTCaatgcagcttgtttttgtccatcATTCAAAGAAACAACTTCTCTTCTTGCTAGATAAGAATTTGTTCTCAATTGACATCGTCAGTTGCCAGTTAAGCTTACGataaagaggaaacagaacCTCTATAGAATCGGACTGAATATGGACGGTGCTGCCTTTCGATATTTCCACGAAACACCTGCTTTATGTTTGGTTTTCCTGTGATCTGCTCATTCttgttttgacaaaataaatgccAACTGTTTCATTCAGCAGCCCAATTAGGACATACATGTCTTTTCAGATATATTCTTCTGAGCTGGATGAATAAGGCAGGAATTTGCTCATCTTAAATGAGGCTCAGGCTCAAGTGTGTGCGTcggtttgtgcatgtgtgtgtgtgggcttctTTATCACCCTTGACAGGTGACGTATGATTTTAGGGGTCTTTAATAGCAGCAGGGACGTCAGTGTTATTAATATCAGTTTCCTGGTGCTTTCCTGGAGTGAAGGTGTCTCCTGCTTTTAACATGTTGACAATGCTTGTTCTATCAACACTTCTGATGCTCGGGGGTCTTGGAGGGGCAGCAGCGTCTGACTTGCAGGTCTATGGGAAAGCAAGCTACAGTGATAGAACTTTCCTGAGCAGCAACGATGGAAGACATGTGGCAAAGAAACAGCCACACCAACAGGTGAGAGCTATTTAATAAGCCAGAGATGCTTATTCCACTCAGAAACTGGATTCATCTTATTATGTTTTCCtttacagctgaaaatagtcatTTAATCTAAGTGTTTTTCAACCAAAATGTGAAATAGTTTTAAAAGTGAcgatttatgtttttgttatgacTGATAGTAGATGGAATATTTTGGATGGCTGGGCTGCTGGtaggacaaaaacaagcaataTGAAGACACCACCTCGAACTGTAGGATGTTCTAATGGGcattttttcactattttttctacttttatagCAAACAATTAATTGATCATTACAATGCTCATTTACTGTGTTCTGTACTACAACTGTCAAGGTAGATCTAGTTAAAGTCATCTGTTATATTGCTACACAATGTTTTACATTATACAAGTGTATAAGAGGTCCTCAATCTGTgttacatgtatttattgttacaCTGTCTATCTAGTGATATTGTATTCATCCAGTGCATCACTGGTTTTTATGTCATCTATGAAAAATTGATAAAATGACCTTTTTAGTATAGTGTATTTTGATGGTGTTTGGGAGTTGACTTCTTTAAATTGCTTATTATGtctgaaatattatatttcataatcATTTGCTGTAACATATGACAAACAAAAGGcaacaaatcttcacatttgaggagATGAAACCAGTtaagtgttttattatgaatCTCATCATcatgaaaatattctttaacTCAATTGATTTCGACttcaatgtgtttttgcttCCAGACAAAAAGTGGGATCCGCAGGAGTTTGGATCTCGAGAGCTTCAATGTGCACGTGACCCCCACCACTAGCAAAATCAGCCTCCCGACCATCATCAAGCTCTACCCGCCCACTGTCAAGCCTCTCCACCTTCACGCCAATATGCCCATGCGATTCGGAAGGGAGAGCAATCCTGATGACGACAGATCCCCAAGCTCAATCCCCAACATGCCACAAAGGTTTGGAAGGTCATGGGAGGTGATTCAAATGTGTACTGAGTGCCTTGGTGACCGAGAAACACTAAAGCTGCCTCAGAAACTTGGGAGAAACAGTCTGTACTGGAGCCTTCTTAGGACACTGGCCAATGCACAGTTACTGAACACTGGCTTGCACTGGTAGGAAACTCTTTCCAATAATAACTGACATGAATATAGCTTGCAGTTCAAATAGAGATTCACTTAATCTGTTTAATCCATTTATTGTGCCTCATTTTCCATCAGCCCATAGTCTATAAGCACACATTCATCTTCTTTGTCACAGGGTGTTTGAGCCTCTCCCATCTTACATTAGGTTATCCTCAACATCCTAACGCTTTATTTCCAGTTCAGTTTAATATCCTTACATGTCTATGAGTTATGACACAAACTATGTATTCTCTTCCCCCAGGGCTGAAGATTTTGGCTTAACAACCAGCTCAGAAGAGGTGCAGATGCAagaaaaaacctttaaaaaatgaaagaggatTCGCTAGGCCAACACTGAGGTGTATTATATAGCATGTAAATATCAatatacagtgtttttattgtaaagacaaaatgttcaaGAATAgatttgttgaaatatttaaatgtatgagTCCTTTTAAATAGTTATATTATCTGCAGAAACGCAtcttaaacaataataaaagtttCGAGTGATTGGTTTGCgttttatttctattgtctATTTTATCATGACAACTCACTCCTATGGATCTTActacacaccaccacacacacaacaccacacacacacacccacacacacacacaccaccacacaccacacccacacatacacacattcatacaaagTAAGATGcttttcatttggttttaaaaggaaactattatttatattcaaTAAACTGTTTGGATTGCAGTATGGTGATTGACCACTAGAGGGAAACAAACACCAAGTCATGCATGGAGAGTTCTCAGACCAACACAGAGGGTTCAAACCACAGGCTTcagcaataaaatcattttcacgACTCTTCAAATAACCAAgtgatattataaaaaaaaataatacttagATTAAGAAAGTTTTATCCTAAATATTTGTACCTTTAAGTCCCTTATCTCTCAGCCATGTTCCTCTCCATCCACTGTCTAAAGTGAAGTTTAGGTCACAGGGTACTGGACTAGACACACGCCTTTTGATGGATAGGTCAGAGTAGTTTCTAACAGGTGAAAGAAGAGATGAGAAAGAACTAGAATGAATGACACAGCAGATGTGGACAACATAATTGGGTGTAGTGTGAGGTGTGGTTATTATAGTAAATACATTTGACACCACACCCCAGTGTCTGTTAGCCTCTCATTTCACTGTTACAATATATGATAGATGTGATGTACACAaattaagaatgaaaatcaacTGAGATCTTGAAGTGTCTGAGCTGTCAGAGATTAGATTACAATCCACATAATGACTGAGCTTAGATTTAAAACAGTCAGCTATCCTCTGTAGTGACATGGACGTAAGAAgtactcttcttctcttttagcAATACCACTGTGCAAtacacagtgtagaaatacGTTTCTATAGGTATAATATGCTGCAttcagttattttttgtttgtttgtttttgtagtaaACCTACAACATAATATTGCTATCACAATATACTTAAAAGCACCAAATAAAAGTACACAAAATGGTTCTTTTCAAATTCTAGCATTTGATTCCAATTATTGCCGCAATTAATGTTACAGCTGGTTAGGTGGGGACTAATTTGAATTACTTAAGCTAACTAGGTTGCTGATGAATTTCCCCCTGAGGTTTGATCAAGTTGTATCTTATCTTAACCTCAATATCAAAGACTTACCAGTCTCTGAACAGACCCtatttcacagcagccattgtgACATGAAATACTTGGGTCAACAGACGTTTGCAATGATACTtattaaggttcagttccattgctgcagcagagactttccaatGAACCGacatgcacaacagcagcactctgaccctgtctgacctgaatgtcacctgcacacctgtgtttactatttcacgtcaaaatggctgctgtgaaaatggtcTATTTGATGTACaaagtagcagaaaatggaCATACACAACTAAAGTACAAGTAGCTAAAGGTTGTAGTATAGTACCTCAatgtactttccaccactggtaACACATAATAAGGAGAGTGCTGCTTACTTATGTGTAAAGCACCCCAACATGCTGCTATTTTAACGTTAATGCATTTCTTGTAATGCGTcaaatgttgaaataaacagATGCGTCATTAATGACATTGGCTGCACCTGTGCTACCTGTGCTCCGTCTTCAATGACAATAAGCTAACCGAGGAAAAACTTGTTCTGCTTCAACCCACTACTTTCACGCATGAGTAC
Protein-coding regions in this window:
- the npvf gene encoding pro-FMRFamide-related neuropeptide VF — its product is MLTMLVLSTLLMLGGLGGAAASDLQVYGKASYSDRTFLSSNDGRHVAKKQPHQQTKSGIRRSLDLESFNVHVTPTTSKISLPTIIKLYPPTVKPLHLHANMPMRFGRESNPDDDRSPSSIPNMPQRFGRSWEVIQMCTECLGDRETLKLPQKLGRNSLYWSLLRTLANAQLLNTGLHWAEDFGLTTSSEEVQMQEKTFKK